A part of Astyanax mexicanus isolate ESR-SI-001 chromosome 2, AstMex3_surface, whole genome shotgun sequence genomic DNA contains:
- the LOC103024067 gene encoding zinc finger protein 239-like — protein sequence MKPSPGNESTDLCGKSFTQLDNLKQDKHVYTEEKPFYCSECGKSFTTQTNIEKHQRIHTGAKPYSCSECGKSFNQQDHLQLHERIHAGEKPYCCSECGKSFAVETSLKTHQRIHTGGKPYFCSDCGKSFNRHSNLQLHRRVHTGEKPYYCLECGTSFAAQASLKIHQRIHTGEKPYSCSDCGKSFNRQNYLQQHQRIHTGEKPYCCSQCGKSFNRQNHLQQHQRIHTGEKPHCCSDCGKSFKAQGELRRHQRIHTGEKPYYCSYCERSFRHSNTLQKHKCTKSS from the coding sequence ATGAAGCCGAGCCCAGGCAATGAGAGTACTGAcctctgtgggaagagttttactcaactgGATAATCTCAAACAAGACAAGCATGTTTACACAGAAGAGAAACCGTTTTactgttcagagtgtggaaagagttttactacacagactaATATCGAaaaacaccagcgaattcacacaggagcGAAACCATATagctgctcagagtgcgggaagagtttCAATCAACAGGATCATCTCCAACTCCACGAGCGCATTCAcgcaggagagaaaccgtattgctgctcagagtgtggaaagagttttgcAGTAGAGACTTCTCTAAAAacgcaccagcgcattcacacaggagggAAACCATATTTCTGCTCAGACTGCGGAAAAAGTTTTAATCGACACAGTAACCTTCAACTACACCGGCGTgttcatacaggagagaaaccatattactgcctAGAGTGTGGAACGAGTTTTGCTGCACAGGCttctctcaaaatacaccagcgcattcacacaggagaaaaaccatatagctgctcagactgtggaaagagttttaatcgacagaattatctccaacaacaccagcgcattcacacaggagaaaaaccataCTGCTGCTCacagtgtggaaagagttttaatcgacagaatcatctccaacaacaccagcgcattcacactggagagaaaccacattgctgctcagactgtgggaaaagttttaaggCACAGGGTGAACTcagaagacaccagcgcattcacacaggagagaaaccatattactgctcataCTGTGAGAGGAGCTTCAGGCATTCCAATACAttacaaaaacacaaatgtaCTAAGAGCAGTTAG